The following are encoded together in the Perca fluviatilis chromosome 23, GENO_Pfluv_1.0, whole genome shotgun sequence genome:
- the LOC120553766 gene encoding uncharacterized protein LOC120553766, with product MFSYTPYPNDAQRCEVVEALIKRHPCLKEPGSFNGLYGWQQSLKYKIGNYRSKLRTHGIPELLVNSLQHKSPGDKKPAKNVKKPRKSEVNYLPPLPAGETEDSLESVRQELISEAKKKNNGRVINEMMSRTFSFRRQEIVGKAPGVADLLERWPALFEPSQINEEFRRINGISLEPTFMSQLDKRTPKMLSLFNSKGGAVGQRIKSQMLELIQDPSASEEKRREVILRCLTEYMGESQEQLISEHHSCDETEVSAELSDCIMKVYMCHQPNAIGIVIEGHPVVRGLNNLSQACCLLLGLTYCLDMKYPPKLQHTFETYQRLFVGIDPMRPKPSSKYTSLLNKLS from the exons ATGTTTTCTTACACTCCCTACCCAAATGATGCACAGCGGTGTGAAGTAGTAGAGGCTCTCATAAAACGGCATCCATGTTTGAAGGAGCCAGGCTCTTTCAATGGTCTGTATGGATGGCAACAGAGCCTGAAGTACAAAATAGGAAATTACCGAAGCAAACTTCGAACGCATGGGATTCCAGAACTATTGGTTAACTCTCTACAGCACAAATCTCCTGGAGACAAGAAACCAGCCAAGAACGTAAAAAAACCAAGAAAATCCGAGGTGAACTACCTTCCCCCTCTTCCTGCAGGGGAAACAGAAGATTCCCTTGAGAGTGTCAGGCAGGAACTGATATCTGAGGCTAAGAAAAAGAATAATGGCAGAGTTATAAATGAGATGATGTCCAGAACCTTTAGTTTCCGAAGACAGGAGATTGTAGGCAAAGCCCCGGGTGTTGCAGATCTGCTAGAGAGATGGCCTGCCCTCTTTGAACCATCCCAG ATCAATGAAGAGTTTCGGAGAATCAATGGCATATCACTTGAGCCGACATTCATGTCACAGTTGGACAAACGCACTCCAAAGATGTTGTCACTTTTCAATTCAAAGGGCGGAGCTGTCGGTCAAAGAATCAAGTCCCAGATGTTGGAACTCATCCAG GATCCATCTGCCTCTGAGGAGAAAAGACGAGAGGTGATTCTGAGATGTCTGACTGAGTACATGGGGGAGAGCCAAGAACAACTGATCAGTGAACACCAC AGTTGTGATGAAACCGAGGTGTCCGCTGAACTCAGCGATTGCATAATGAAAGTTTACATGTGCCATCAGCCCAATGCCATTGGCATTGTCATCGAAGGACATCCAGTGGTCAGAGGTCTTAACAACTTGTCACAAGCATGCTGCCTACTGCTTGGACTTACTTATTGCCTGGATATGAAATATCCACCAAAACTGCAGCACACATTTGAGACGTACCAAAGGCTCTTTGTTGGAATAGACCCCATGCGCCCTAAACCATCATCTAAATACACAAGTCTCCTCAACAAGTTGTCTTAG